A stretch of Brassica napus cultivar Da-Ae unplaced genomic scaffold, Da-Ae ScsIHWf_806;HRSCAF=1155, whole genome shotgun sequence DNA encodes these proteins:
- the LOC125605827 gene encoding transcription factor bHLH93-like translates to MELSTQINVFEELLVPTKQETTDNYNYNTSINNLSFNGGFDHHQLFSNGWNIDYLCFDNEEEDENTLLYSSSFMDLISQPPPLLLHQTPPLPPPSSSSPPLISSTASTFDDPFLEALQEIIDSSSSSPPVMLPTSQEESFINHSSYPSPLVESDQSKSFSVGYCGGVVETTNKKNSKKLEGQPSKNLMAERRRRKRLNDRLSMLRSIVPNISKMDRTSILGDAIDYMKELLDKINKLQDEEQELVVSNSSHHSKLFGDIKDLNTNEPLVRNSPKFEVDRRDQDTRVEILCSPKPGLLLSTVNTLETLGLEIEQCVISCFSDFSLHASCSEVAQQRDFINSEDIKQALFRNAGYGGKCL, encoded by the exons ATGGAACTGTCGACTCAGATAAATGTGTTCGAAGAGCTTCTTGTTCCGACAAAGCAAGAAACCACCGACAACTACAACTACAATACCAGCATCAACAACCTGAGCTTTAATGGCGGATTTGATCATCATCAGTTATTCTCAAATGGATGGAACATTGATTACCTCTGTTTCgacaatgaagaagaagacgaaaatACTCTTCTGTACTCATCTTCTTTCATGGACCTAATCTCTCAACCTCCACCGTTGCTTCTTCACCAAACACCACCTTTACCACCACCCTCATCTTCATCTCCGCCGTTAATCTCCTCCACGGCCTCAACATTCGATGACCCTTTTCTTGAGGCCCTACAAGAGATTATagactcttcttcctcttcaccaCCAGTGATGCTTCCAACTTCCCAAGAAGAGAGCTTCATTAATCACTCGTCGTATCCATCTCCACTGGTGGAGTCTGATCAGAGCAAAAGCTTCAGTGTTGGATACTGTGGAGGAGTAGTAGAGACAACAAACAAGAAGAACAGCAAAAAACTTGAAGGCCAACCTTCAAAGAATCTCATGGCGGAGAGACGTCGAAGAAAACGGCTTAACGATCGTCTCTCTATGCTCAGATCCATTGTTCCAAATATCAGTAAG ATGGACAGGACATCGATACTAGGGGATGCCATAGATTACATGAAGGAGCTTTTAGACAAAATCAACAAGTTACAAGACGAGGAACAAGAACTCGTAGTTAGCAACAGTTCACATCATTCTAAGCTCTTCGGTGATATCAAGGATCTTAATACAAACGAACCTCTGGTCAGAAACTCACCAAAG TTTGAAGTGGACCGGAGAGACCAAGATACTCGGGTTGAGATACTTTGCTCACCCAAACCGGGATTGCTTCTATCAACTGTTAATACACTAGAGACTCTAGGCTTGGAGATTGAACAATGTGTTATTAGCTGCTTTAGTGATTTCTCTTTGCATGCTTCTTGTTCCGAG